A window of the Algoriphagus halophilus genome harbors these coding sequences:
- a CDS encoding septal ring lytic transglycosylase RlpA family protein, with translation MKFDYLRKWMFLVFGLLAVSFAEASTQGDSLLIQEGVASFYGKRFHLRKTSNGEIFHMDSLTAAHKTLPFGTVLKVTRVDTGTSVWVKVNDRLPKYSKRIIDLSQAAASELDMIHDGITMVKLEVIEPEVIEILIDYYGEEKPLSIRLRPIAFAINYTKPSPDWSLVKHPAAFFP, from the coding sequence ATGAAATTTGACTACCTAAGAAAGTGGATGTTCCTGGTTTTTGGTCTCTTGGCTGTTTCTTTTGCAGAAGCTTCTACCCAAGGAGATTCTCTCTTGATTCAAGAGGGAGTGGCTAGCTTTTATGGTAAACGGTTTCATCTTAGAAAGACTTCAAATGGGGAGATTTTTCATATGGACAGCCTGACAGCAGCTCATAAAACCTTACCCTTTGGAACGGTATTGAAAGTGACTCGAGTAGATACAGGAACTTCGGTATGGGTGAAGGTAAATGACCGACTTCCTAAATACTCCAAGAGGATTATCGATCTTTCACAGGCAGCGGCTAGTGAACTGGATATGATTCATGATGGTATTACGATGGTAAAATTAGAAGTGATTGAGCCCGAGGTGATTGAGATTCTCATCGATTATTATGGAGAAGAGAAGCCTCTAAGTATTCGCCTTCGGCCCATTGCCTTTGCAATAAATTATACTAAGCCAAGTCCAGATTGGAGTTTGGTAAAGCATCCAGCTGCTTTTTTCCCTTAA
- a CDS encoding metallophosphoesterase family protein, with translation MIKILHTADWHLGKRLQEFSRIDEQKLVLEEIIQIADQEHVDLVLLAGDIFDTFNPNHEAVELLYKTLRKLSKNGDRPVIAISGNHDSTQFVEAPDPLARELGILFYSRYDSIIPTGILDSGIEITQSTSGFLELKLPKFEFPIRLVLAPYANESLLKTYLGEGDREEEFRQNLQNKWQDIANSYCDEKGVNLFLGHFFFMKEGEKPEAEPESERPILHVGGTQALYTKNIPSQIQYAALGHLHRYHAVSKDPMPVVYASSPLAYSFSEADQEKKVVILEAVPNQQVQYKAIGLTQGRPLYRKTFENLPDTISWLEANPYCFVEITYITEHSIDAATRKAIMKSHDGIVNLIPQIKNQSGQENYSLKVEDLGKDMSSLFQLFYQSEKGQEPNEELMEIFREVISQNNEL, from the coding sequence ATGATCAAAATCTTACATACAGCCGATTGGCATCTAGGCAAAAGACTTCAGGAGTTCTCTAGAATTGATGAACAGAAGCTCGTTTTAGAAGAAATAATCCAAATCGCAGATCAGGAACATGTAGACTTGGTCCTATTGGCTGGGGATATCTTCGACACCTTTAACCCCAACCATGAAGCAGTTGAATTACTCTATAAAACACTTCGAAAACTTTCTAAAAACGGAGATAGGCCGGTCATTGCCATTTCCGGAAATCATGACAGCACCCAATTTGTAGAAGCGCCAGATCCTTTGGCAAGAGAACTAGGTATCCTGTTTTACTCCAGATATGACAGCATTATTCCTACAGGTATTTTAGATTCCGGAATTGAAATTACCCAGTCCACTTCAGGCTTTCTGGAGTTAAAGCTACCTAAATTTGAATTTCCAATCCGGCTTGTTTTGGCTCCTTATGCCAATGAGTCTTTATTGAAAACATATTTGGGAGAAGGCGACAGAGAGGAGGAATTCAGGCAAAACCTTCAGAATAAATGGCAGGACATTGCAAATTCCTATTGTGATGAAAAGGGGGTAAACCTATTTCTCGGTCATTTCTTTTTTATGAAGGAAGGCGAAAAACCCGAAGCCGAACCAGAATCAGAAAGACCCATTCTTCATGTAGGAGGAACTCAGGCTCTATATACCAAAAACATCCCCTCCCAGATTCAATATGCAGCCTTGGGACACCTGCATCGCTATCATGCCGTTAGCAAAGATCCCATGCCTGTCGTTTATGCCAGTTCACCACTAGCGTATTCTTTCAGTGAAGCAGATCAGGAAAAGAAGGTGGTAATTCTGGAAGCGGTGCCCAACCAGCAGGTTCAATACAAAGCGATTGGGCTGACCCAAGGAAGACCTTTATATAGAAAGACATTTGAAAATCTACCAGACACCATTTCTTGGCTGGAGGCAAATCCTTATTGTTTTGTAGAAATCACCTATATCACTGAGCACTCCATCGATGCAGCAACCAGAAAAGCCATAATGAAATCACACGATGGTATTGTCAACCTGATACCCCAGATCAAAAATCAATCAGGTCAAGAGAATTATAGTTTGAAGGTAGAGGATCTTGGAAAAGACATGAGTAGTTTATTTCAGCTTTTTTACCAAAGTGAAAAAGGACAAGAACCTAATGAGGAATTGATGGAGATTTTTAGAGAAGTGATAAGCCAAAACAACGAATTATGA